One Acutalibacter muris DNA window includes the following coding sequences:
- a CDS encoding ParA family protein has product MEKIIAITNQKGGVGKTTTALSLINALRLRNYRVLGVDLDPQGSLGFSAGLDIENSDTVYEVMKGTAEVRDAIVSTDLGDILPSNILLSTAELEFNAPGREYLLKNELDKVESRYDYIIIDTPPALNVLTINAYVASGALIIPMAPEILSLLGISQIRDTINTVKKYYNPDLRVLGILLNKYNQRLTLNREVLELSGEIARKLDTKVLDTKIRTSVVVAEAPAHGESVLSYAPRSNPSQDFQALLDELMSI; this is encoded by the coding sequence CGTCGGCAAGACGACCACCGCGCTTTCCCTTATCAACGCCCTGCGCCTTAGGAACTACCGGGTCCTGGGCGTGGACCTGGACCCACAGGGCAGCCTGGGCTTTTCCGCCGGGCTTGACATCGAGAACTCGGACACGGTTTATGAGGTGATGAAGGGCACGGCGGAGGTCCGTGACGCGATAGTCTCCACGGACCTTGGGGACATACTGCCCTCAAACATACTGCTGTCCACCGCCGAGCTGGAATTCAACGCCCCCGGCCGGGAGTATCTTTTGAAGAACGAGCTGGACAAGGTGGAGAGCCGCTATGACTATATCATCATCGACACCCCCCCGGCGCTGAACGTGCTGACCATCAACGCCTATGTGGCCTCAGGGGCTCTGATAATCCCCATGGCCCCGGAGATCTTAAGCCTTCTGGGCATCTCCCAGATACGGGACACCATCAATACGGTGAAGAAATATTACAACCCGGACCTTCGGGTGCTGGGCATCCTGCTGAACAAGTATAACCAGCGCCTGACCCTGAACCGGGAGGTGCTGGAGCTCTCCGGCGAGATTGCCCGTAAGCTGGACACCAAGGTGCTGGACACCAAGATACGCACAAGCGTCGTGGTGGCCGAGGCCCCCGCCCACGGGGAGAGCGTGCTGTCCTATGCCCCCCGCTCCAACCCGTCCCAGGATTTCCAGGCGCTGCTTGACGAGCTTATGAGTATCTGA